The Acinetobacter defluvii genome includes a region encoding these proteins:
- a CDS encoding MacA family efflux pump subunit has translation MPKIKPAKAIFLVLCLAAVAALAWYFLKPKSVQPQFITTEVTRGDIEDSVLATGDLEATKMVSVGAQVSGQVRKMYVQLGDQVKQGQLIAQIDSVRQENDLKTAEANIKNQQAQLAIKQANLAKVEAEYQRQKNMYAQDATSKAEYESALAAFKTAQADITAMNAQIEQSRLTLATAKEDLGYTRIVAPMNGTVVAIVTEEGQTVNANQSAPTIVKLAQLDTMTIKSQISEADVMKVEEGQKVYFTTLGDSEKKRYATLRQVEPAPESINTETSNNSSSSSSTAVYYNALFDVPNEDGKLRIDMTAQVYIILAEAKNVLTVPASALQTSNRPPRANRNNADKKPDAAERNAKDQANADRPQRLELTADEKALIEQGKASLASVRVVQADGSAKRQQVLVGLNNRVSAEIKRGLKQGDQVVIADGSDTSNDAAKRSNRGGMRF, from the coding sequence ATGCCAAAAATAAAACCTGCCAAAGCCATATTTCTCGTACTTTGCCTTGCAGCCGTTGCTGCGCTTGCTTGGTATTTTTTAAAACCAAAATCAGTCCAACCCCAATTTATTACCACAGAAGTTACACGAGGTGATATCGAAGATTCTGTGCTTGCAACAGGGGATCTTGAAGCAACCAAAATGGTCAGTGTTGGTGCCCAGGTTTCAGGTCAGGTAAGAAAAATGTATGTGCAACTGGGTGATCAGGTTAAACAAGGTCAACTTATTGCTCAAATCGACTCTGTGCGTCAGGAAAATGATTTAAAAACCGCAGAAGCCAATATTAAAAATCAGCAAGCACAACTGGCAATCAAACAAGCAAATTTAGCTAAAGTTGAAGCAGAGTATCAACGTCAAAAAAATATGTATGCACAAGATGCAACCTCTAAAGCAGAATATGAAAGCGCACTTGCTGCATTTAAAACAGCGCAAGCAGATATTACTGCCATGAATGCGCAAATTGAGCAATCTCGTTTAACACTGGCAACAGCAAAAGAAGACTTAGGTTATACCCGTATTGTTGCCCCAATGAACGGTACAGTCGTGGCAATCGTGACAGAAGAAGGTCAAACGGTAAATGCCAATCAAAGTGCGCCAACCATTGTGAAATTAGCGCAACTTGACACCATGACCATCAAATCACAAATTTCAGAAGCCGATGTAATGAAAGTTGAAGAAGGTCAAAAAGTGTATTTCACCACACTCGGCGACAGTGAAAAAAAACGTTATGCCACTTTACGCCAAGTAGAGCCTGCACCTGAGTCAATCAATACAGAAACCTCAAATAACTCGTCATCCTCTTCAAGTACGGCTGTTTATTATAATGCTTTGTTTGATGTGCCGAATGAAGATGGTAAATTACGCATTGATATGACTGCACAGGTGTATATCATTCTCGCTGAGGCAAAAAATGTCTTAACTGTACCCGCATCAGCATTACAAACCTCTAATCGTCCACCACGTGCCAATCGCAACAATGCAGACAAAAAACCAGATGCAGCCGAAAGGAATGCCAAAGACCAAGCCAATGCAGATCGTCCACAACGTTTAGAGCTAACTGCGGATGAAAAAGCATTGATTGAGCAAGGCAAAGCATCGCTTGCTAGCGTACGTGTGGTACAAGCCGATGGTAGTGCCAAACGTCAACAAGTTTTAGTCGGCTTAAACAACCGTGTGAGCGCAGAAATTAAGCGGGGTCTAAAACAAGGCGATCAAGTGGTCATTGCAGATGGTTCAGATACCAGTAACGATGCTGCAAAAAGAAGTAATCGCGGTGGAATGAGATTTTAA
- a CDS encoding MacB family efflux pump subunit: MNQQQQPLLEVNNLIREFPAGDSTVQILKGIDLKIYAGELVAIVGQSGSGKSTLMNILGCLDKPTSGSYKVKGRETRTLEPDALAQLRREYFGFIFQRYHLLGDINAAGNVEVPAIYAGMNPTARQERSKELLTELGLGEKVQNRPNQLSGGQQQRVSIARALMNGGDVILADEPTGALDKNSGIEVMRILRELNAKGHTIILVTHDMNVAKNATRIIEISDGNIISDTPNTPEAETISPAEGTLDGIEKQKKSSAWRSTLDRFSEAFRMALLAMNAHRMRTFLTMLGIIIGIASVVSVVALGNGSQKQILENISSLGTNTITVFQGRGFGDNSKTAQVKTLIPADAEALAEQPYVEAVSPTVNSNLTVRFKDTEASATINGVSSDFFDVKGMTFASGQAFDKHSVTQRAQDVVIDSNTQNTFFADGSNPVGQVILLGTVPSRIIGVIDAQKGMMGSDSLNVYLPYSTVMSRMLGQSNVRSIVVRIKDEYPTAAAENAILSLLEQRHGAQDVFTQNSDSIRETIEQTTQTMTLLVSAIAVISLVVGGIGVMNIMLVSVTERTQEIGVRMAVGARQSDILQQFLIEAILVCILGGILGVLLSLGIGQVISHFAKGTFQMAYSTTSIIAAFVCSTLIGIVFGFIPARNAAQLDPVDALSRE; the protein is encoded by the coding sequence ATGAATCAGCAGCAGCAACCTCTACTTGAGGTGAATAATCTGATCCGTGAATTTCCCGCTGGTGATTCCACCGTTCAGATTTTAAAAGGCATCGACTTAAAGATTTATGCAGGTGAATTGGTTGCCATTGTTGGGCAGTCAGGTTCTGGTAAATCAACTTTGATGAACATTTTGGGATGTTTAGATAAACCCACTTCAGGCAGCTATAAAGTGAAAGGGCGAGAAACCCGTACACTTGAGCCTGATGCATTGGCACAGTTACGGCGTGAATATTTTGGTTTTATTTTCCAACGTTATCATTTGTTGGGCGATATTAATGCCGCAGGCAATGTCGAAGTTCCAGCCATTTATGCTGGCATGAACCCTACAGCTCGCCAAGAACGTTCTAAAGAATTATTAACAGAGCTGGGACTGGGTGAGAAAGTTCAAAACCGTCCCAATCAACTGTCAGGTGGACAACAACAACGTGTGTCGATTGCCCGTGCATTGATGAATGGCGGTGATGTAATCCTTGCTGACGAACCGACAGGTGCATTAGATAAAAACAGCGGTATTGAGGTCATGCGTATTTTACGTGAACTGAATGCCAAAGGTCATACCATTATCCTTGTTACACATGATATGAATGTGGCAAAAAATGCGACTCGTATCATCGAAATCAGTGATGGTAATATCATCTCAGATACGCCGAATACGCCTGAAGCTGAAACTATCTCACCTGCCGAAGGGACACTGGATGGCATTGAAAAGCAGAAAAAATCTTCTGCTTGGCGCTCTACGTTAGATCGTTTCAGTGAAGCATTTCGTATGGCTTTATTGGCAATGAATGCACATCGTATGCGCACATTTCTAACGATGCTAGGGATCATCATCGGGATTGCGTCTGTGGTGTCTGTGGTTGCGCTCGGAAATGGTTCACAAAAACAAATTTTGGAAAATATTAGCAGTTTAGGCACCAATACCATTACGGTATTTCAAGGGCGAGGCTTTGGTGATAACTCCAAAACTGCCCAAGTCAAAACCTTAATTCCTGCAGATGCGGAAGCCTTAGCAGAACAACCCTATGTTGAAGCAGTCAGCCCAACGGTAAATAGCAATCTCACTGTTCGCTTTAAAGACACCGAAGCATCCGCAACCATCAATGGTGTCAGTAGTGACTTTTTTGATGTCAAGGGAATGACTTTTGCATCTGGGCAAGCTTTTGATAAACATAGCGTAACGCAGCGGGCTCAAGATGTGGTCATCGATTCCAACACTCAAAACACTTTCTTTGCTGATGGCAGCAATCCTGTTGGGCAAGTAATTTTATTGGGGACTGTACCGAGCCGTATTATTGGTGTCATTGATGCTCAAAAAGGCATGATGGGTTCAGACAGTTTAAATGTGTATTTACCTTATTCCACTGTTATGAGTCGTATGTTAGGACAGTCTAACGTGCGTAGTATTGTGGTGCGTATTAAGGATGAGTACCCCACTGCTGCAGCTGAAAATGCCATTTTAAGCTTGCTTGAACAACGTCATGGCGCACAAGATGTATTTACCCAAAACTCAGACAGTATCCGTGAAACCATTGAACAAACCACACAGACGATGACTTTATTGGTGTCTGCAATTGCAGTCATTTCTTTGGTGGTCGGTGGGATTGGGGTAATGAATATCATGCTGGTTTCTGTGACAGAACGTACTCAGGAAATCGGGGTACGCATGGCGGTAGGTGCGCGTCAAAGTGACATTTTGCAGCAATTTCTCATTGAAGCAATTTTAGTGTGTATTTTAGGGGGAATTTTAGGTGTGTTGTTATCACTAGGTATCGGACAAGTGATCAGTCATTTTGCAAAAGGTACATTCCAGATGGCGTATTCAACCACCTCTATTATTGCCGCTTTTGTTTGCTCAACTTTAATCGGGATCGTGTTTGGATTTATTCCTGCTCGAAATGCAGCTCAGCTTGACCCTGTCGATGCTCTCTCCCGTGAATAA
- a CDS encoding efflux transporter outer membrane subunit codes for MQMNLSKLATALILGSSLVGCAAVVKTPYQAPAVDIPSQFAYSKVNQQQIQADLHADQWWTLFGDTQLNALVAQVIEKNADLAVAGINLQTARLRAGLARDQQGPRVNSGVSTGHSFDLNSGDDSAKGLSLSAGVSYEVDLFGKLSRQTEAAKWESLATEQDLQATGQTLIGTTANLYWQLGYLNERYSVAQQSLATTQKLYELVRTQYRAGAVSGLDLTQAEQSVQSQKASLSQIEQQLVETRTALAVLLQIPVQQLNIQEPKKLPRINLPNIAAGLPAHLLSRRPDLRAAELRLREALASKDATKASYYPSISLTGNLGSSSTSLTNLLKNPALTLGASLSLPFLQYNDMKKDLKISELDYEKAIIQYRQTLYQAFADTENALSNRIEIDKQVALQQRNLELAEKTERLTEVRYRNGAVALKNLLDVQETTRNARLALVQTKQNQYNAYVTLMQALGGSPIQQLPNSSIN; via the coding sequence ATGCAAATGAATTTAAGCAAACTGGCAACTGCCCTGATTCTCGGAAGTTCTTTAGTGGGCTGTGCGGCTGTGGTGAAAACTCCCTATCAAGCGCCTGCGGTTGATATTCCAAGTCAGTTTGCCTATAGCAAAGTGAATCAACAGCAGATCCAAGCTGATCTGCATGCTGACCAATGGTGGACATTGTTTGGAGATACTCAGCTGAATGCTTTGGTTGCACAAGTGATTGAGAAAAATGCTGACTTAGCCGTTGCAGGAATTAATTTACAAACAGCTCGCTTAAGAGCAGGATTAGCCCGTGATCAACAAGGTCCACGTGTCAACTCTGGGGTATCAACAGGTCATTCATTTGATTTAAATTCAGGCGATGACAGTGCAAAAGGTTTATCTCTGAGCGCAGGTGTGAGTTATGAAGTTGATCTTTTTGGAAAATTATCCCGTCAAACTGAAGCTGCAAAATGGGAATCTTTAGCCACCGAGCAAGATTTACAAGCCACTGGTCAAACGCTGATTGGTACAACGGCAAATTTATACTGGCAACTGGGCTATCTCAATGAACGCTATAGCGTAGCACAGCAAAGTTTAGCCACCACGCAAAAGCTATATGAATTGGTTCGTACCCAATATCGTGCAGGTGCTGTGTCTGGACTAGATTTAACCCAAGCTGAACAGTCAGTACAAAGCCAAAAAGCCAGTCTAAGTCAGATCGAACAACAATTGGTTGAAACACGAACTGCACTGGCTGTGTTGTTACAAATCCCCGTTCAACAGTTAAATATCCAAGAACCCAAAAAACTACCACGGATAAACTTACCGAATATCGCAGCAGGCTTACCTGCCCATCTTTTGTCACGTCGTCCTGATTTGCGTGCAGCGGAATTACGCTTACGTGAAGCCTTAGCATCCAAAGATGCAACTAAAGCCAGTTATTATCCTTCGATCAGCTTGACGGGGAATTTAGGTTCAAGCAGTACCTCGCTCACTAATTTGCTTAAAAATCCTGCACTGACTTTAGGTGCAAGTTTGAGTCTGCCGTTTTTACAATATAACGACATGAAAAAAGATTTAAAAATCAGCGAATTGGATTATGAAAAAGCCATTATTCAATATCGTCAAACCTTGTATCAAGCATTTGCAGATACTGAAAATGCACTGTCTAATCGTATTGAGATCGACAAACAAGTTGCTTTGCAACAACGCAACTTAGAACTTGCTGAAAAGACGGAACGCTTAACTGAGGTTCGTTATCGCAACGGTGCTGTCGCATTGAAAAATTTATTAGATGTGCAAGAAACTACACGCAATGCACGTTTAGCCTTGGTGCAAACCAAGCAAAATCAATACAATGCTTATGTGACTTTGATGCAGGCTTTAGGTGGTAGTCCGATTCAGCAATTACCGAATAGTTCGATCAACTAA
- a CDS encoding enoyl-ACP reductase FabI gives MAQGLLAGKRFLIAGIASKLSIAFGIAQALHREGAELAFTYPNEKLKKRVDEFAEQFGSRLVFPCDVAVDADIDNAFAELAKHWDGLDGVVHSIGFAPAHTLDGDFTDVTDREGFKVAHDISAYSFIAMARAAKPLLLARQGCLLTLTYQGSESVMPNYNVMGMAKASLEAGVRYLASSLGAEGIRVNAISAGPIRTLAASGIKSFRKMLDANEKIAPLKRNVTIEDVGNAALFLCSPWANGITGEILYVDAGFNTVGMSTSMMDAE, from the coding sequence ATGGCACAAGGACTTTTGGCAGGTAAACGCTTCCTTATCGCAGGTATTGCAAGTAAATTATCCATCGCTTTTGGTATTGCGCAAGCTTTACATCGCGAAGGTGCAGAACTTGCATTTACTTATCCAAACGAAAAGCTGAAAAAACGTGTAGATGAGTTTGCTGAGCAGTTCGGCTCTCGCTTGGTTTTTCCTTGTGATGTGGCTGTAGATGCAGACATTGATAATGCATTTGCTGAACTGGCAAAGCATTGGGATGGTTTGGATGGAGTGGTGCATTCGATTGGTTTTGCTCCAGCGCATACATTAGATGGCGATTTCACTGATGTAACGGATCGTGAAGGTTTTAAAGTAGCGCATGACATTAGTGCTTATAGCTTTATCGCGATGGCACGTGCTGCAAAACCACTCTTGCTTGCACGCCAAGGATGTTTGTTGACATTGACCTATCAAGGTTCAGAGTCAGTTATGCCAAACTATAACGTGATGGGTATGGCAAAGGCATCTTTGGAAGCAGGGGTGCGTTATTTGGCATCAAGCTTGGGTGCTGAGGGGATTCGTGTGAATGCGATTTCAGCAGGTCCAATTCGTACTTTGGCTGCATCAGGGATTAAATCTTTCCGTAAAATGTTGGATGCTAATGAAAAAATTGCACCACTCAAACGTAATGTCACGATTGAAGATGTAGGTAATGCTGCGTTATTCCTGTGTTCTCCTTGGGCGAATGGCATCACAGGCGAGATTCTGTATGTGGATGCAGGCTTTAATACCGTAGGCATGAGCACTTCAATGATGGATGCAGAATAA
- a CDS encoding Bax inhibitor-1/YccA family protein, which translates to MQSNNPILTRVETHADYSQPMTVQGAIQKSVIMTVIAAVLGLGVFLYSFATANFGMAYAAAMVGAIGGLIIALVATFKPNTARVLAIPYALFEGAFLGGVSVIFQLKFPGVPLQALLATFVTTFVMFGLYRFQIIRATEKFKSIVMSATIAIALVFVVQIIMNFAFGSSIPGLFESSWLGIGFAAFVAVIASLNLILDFDLIENAAAQRAPKAFEWLCGIALLATLVWMYYSFMRLFSMLQGDD; encoded by the coding sequence ATGCAAAGTAATAACCCTATTTTAACCCGTGTGGAAACACATGCGGACTACAGTCAGCCGATGACAGTACAGGGTGCAATTCAAAAGTCAGTAATTATGACTGTAATTGCGGCTGTGCTTGGTTTAGGCGTTTTCTTATATAGTTTTGCCACAGCAAATTTTGGCATGGCATATGCTGCTGCAATGGTGGGAGCAATCGGTGGTTTGATCATTGCTTTGGTTGCAACATTTAAACCCAATACGGCACGTGTTCTTGCGATTCCGTATGCATTATTTGAGGGTGCATTTTTAGGTGGTGTATCGGTTATTTTTCAGTTGAAATTTCCTGGTGTGCCTTTACAAGCATTGTTGGCAACGTTTGTCACTACTTTTGTAATGTTTGGTCTGTACCGTTTCCAAATTATTCGTGCGACTGAGAAATTTAAGTCGATCGTCATGTCAGCAACGATTGCGATTGCCTTGGTTTTTGTGGTGCAGATCATCATGAATTTTGCATTTGGCTCAAGCATCCCGGGGCTTTTTGAAAGTTCTTGGTTAGGTATTGGCTTTGCTGCATTTGTTGCTGTGATTGCGTCACTGAACTTGATCTTAGATTTTGATTTAATTGAAAATGCTGCAGCACAACGTGCGCCTAAAGCGTTTGAGTGGTTGTGTGGTATTGCGTTATTGGCAACATTGGTATGGATGTATTATTCATTCATGCGTTTGTTTAGTATGTTACAAGGCGATGACTAA
- the rplT gene encoding 50S ribosomal protein L20: MARVKRGVQAHRRHKKILARAKGYYGARSRVYRVAFQAVIKAGQYAYRDRRQKKRQFRALWIARINAGARLNGLSYSRMISGLKKAQVIIDRRVLADIAMHDAVAFAALAEKAKGALAA; the protein is encoded by the coding sequence ATGGCTCGTGTAAAACGTGGTGTACAGGCGCATCGTCGTCATAAAAAAATTCTTGCTCGTGCTAAAGGTTACTATGGCGCGCGTTCACGTGTTTATCGTGTAGCGTTCCAAGCAGTAATCAAAGCAGGTCAATACGCTTACCGTGACCGCCGTCAAAAGAAACGTCAATTCCGCGCTTTGTGGATTGCACGTATCAATGCTGGTGCGCGTTTAAATGGTTTATCGTACAGCCGTATGATTTCTGGCTTGAAAAAAGCGCAAGTGATCATCGACCGTCGTGTACTTGCTGACATCGCGATGCATGACGCAGTTGCATTTGCTGCTTTAGCTGAAAAAGCAAAAGGCGCATTGGCTGCATAA
- the rpmI gene encoding 50S ribosomal protein L35: protein MPKMKTRRGAAKRFKPTANGFKRHQAFKRHILTKKSAKRIRQLRGCVMVHVSDVASVRRMCPYI from the coding sequence ATGCCTAAGATGAAAACTCGCCGTGGTGCAGCTAAACGCTTCAAGCCAACTGCAAACGGTTTTAAGCGTCACCAAGCGTTCAAACGTCACATTTTAACCAAAAAATCTGCTAAACGTATCCGTCAATTGCGCGGCTGTGTAATGGTTCACGTAAGTGATGTTGCTTCAGTTCGTCGTATGTGCCCATACATCTAA
- a CDS encoding YqaA family protein: MAYFLLFISAFGAATLLPLQSEAVLVGLLTQEKYSVFRLILIASLGNVLGSCINWYLGLRIEQFKNRQWFPVSEVNMLKAEKTYQKYGFWSLFLSWMPIIGDPITLIAGLLKEKFWRFLLIVTLAKTGRYIFIYLLYIGLF, from the coding sequence ATGGCATACTTTTTATTATTTATATCTGCTTTTGGCGCCGCAACTTTACTGCCGTTACAGTCTGAGGCAGTACTCGTTGGATTGCTTACACAAGAAAAATATTCAGTTTTTAGGCTGATTCTAATTGCATCTTTAGGGAATGTTTTAGGTTCATGCATTAACTGGTATTTAGGTTTGCGTATTGAACAGTTTAAAAATCGGCAATGGTTTCCTGTTTCTGAAGTAAACATGTTAAAAGCTGAAAAAACTTATCAAAAATATGGATTTTGGTCGTTATTTTTAAGTTGGATGCCGATTATTGGTGATCCCATTACCTTGATTGCGGGGTTGCTTAAGGAAAAATTTTGGCGATTTTTATTGATCGTGACTTTAGCAAAAACAGGGAGATATATCTTTATCTACCTGCTGTATATAGGGTTATTTTAA
- a CDS encoding glutathione S-transferase N-terminal domain-containing protein produces MIDLYYWGTPNGHKITIALEEMGLDYQILPINISENDQFQPDFLRISPNNKIPAIIDQDGPNGEAISIFESGAILQYLGRKTGLYYPCNEQDRVEVEQWLMWQMGGFGPMLGQNHHFSQFAKEQVPYAIERYVTETKRLYSVLNKQLMGQKFVAGEYSIADMAILPWILRHEWQQIQLEDYPYVKEYVERMTARPAVQRALSIKV; encoded by the coding sequence ATGATCGATCTTTATTATTGGGGGACACCCAATGGTCATAAAATTACGATAGCGCTTGAAGAAATGGGTTTGGATTATCAAATTCTCCCGATCAATATTTCAGAAAATGATCAATTTCAGCCAGACTTTTTACGCATTTCGCCAAATAATAAAATTCCTGCCATTATTGACCAAGATGGACCGAATGGCGAAGCTATCTCTATCTTTGAGTCTGGTGCAATTTTACAGTATTTAGGTCGTAAAACAGGCTTGTACTATCCGTGTAATGAACAAGATCGTGTTGAAGTTGAGCAATGGTTGATGTGGCAAATGGGTGGTTTCGGTCCAATGCTTGGACAAAATCATCATTTTAGTCAATTTGCTAAAGAACAAGTCCCTTATGCAATAGAACGTTATGTAACTGAAACAAAAAGATTATATTCAGTGTTAAATAAGCAGTTAATGGGTCAAAAATTTGTTGCGGGAGAATACTCAATCGCAGATATGGCAATCTTACCTTGGATTTTGCGCCACGAGTGGCAACAAATTCAGCTTGAAGATTATCCTTATGTAAAGGAGTATGTTGAGCGAATGACAGCTCGACCTGCCGTACAGCGAGCGTTATCTATCAAAGTTTAA
- the infC gene encoding translation initiation factor IF-3, with protein sequence MKQPDRNQQQGAKSNRPALNDEIKAKEVRLVAADGEQKGIVTLAEALRAAEDVDLDLVEIVANAEPPVCKIMDFNKHLFDLKQKQKDAKKKQHQVQVKEIKLRPGTDVGDYNVKLRAILKFLEEGNKVKITLRFRGREMAHQQLGLAQLQKIEADVAESGVVEQAPKMEGRQMGMLLGPKKKK encoded by the coding sequence ATTAAACAGCCTGACCGTAACCAACAACAAGGTGCTAAAAGCAATCGTCCTGCATTAAATGATGAGATTAAGGCAAAAGAAGTCCGTCTCGTTGCTGCAGATGGAGAACAAAAAGGTATCGTGACGCTTGCAGAAGCGTTACGTGCTGCTGAAGACGTAGATCTTGACCTTGTTGAGATTGTGGCAAATGCAGAACCGCCTGTTTGTAAAATCATGGACTTTAACAAACATTTATTTGACTTAAAGCAAAAGCAAAAAGATGCGAAAAAGAAACAGCATCAAGTGCAAGTTAAAGAAATTAAGTTACGCCCGGGTACAGATGTTGGTGATTACAACGTTAAGTTGCGTGCTATTTTGAAGTTCCTTGAAGAAGGTAACAAAGTCAAAATTACTCTACGTTTCCGTGGTCGTGAAATGGCACACCAACAGTTAGGTCTTGCCCAATTACAAAAAATTGAGGCAGATGTAGCTGAAAGCGGTGTTGTTGAACAAGCACCAAAAATGGAAGGTCGTCAAATGGGTATGTTACTTGGTCCTAAAAAGAAAAAGTAA
- the thrS gene encoding threonine--tRNA ligase: MPIITLPNGDQKSFDQAVSVMEVAQSIGPGLAKNTVAGKVNGRLVDASDLITEDATLEIITPKNQEGVEIIRHSCAHLVGHAVKQLFPEAKMVIGPVIEEGFYYDIWMPRPFTLDDMAAIEERMKQLINQDYDVIKKMTPRDEVIAEFTKRSEDYKLRLIADMPEETQMGLYYHQDYLDMCRGPHVPNTKFLKSFKLTKISGAYWRGDAKNEQLQRIYGTAWADKKELAAYIKRIEEAEKRDHRKIGKALDLFHMQEEAPGMVFWHANGWTIYQVLEQYMRKIQQDNGYEEIRTPQIVDFTLWEKSGHAANYAENMFTTHSESRNYAVKPMNCPCHVQVFNQGLKSYRDLPIRLAEFGSCHRNEPSGSLHGIMRVRGFTQDDAHIFCTTEQIGQEVADFIKLTLDVYKDFGFEEVQMKLSTRPEKRVGADELWDVAEKSLADALDNAGLEWEEQPGEGAFYGPKIEFSLKDCLGRIWQCGTIQCDFNLPLRLDASYVTEDNDRDHPVMLHRAILGSFERFIGILIEHYAGFMPPWLAPIQACVMNITDSQAAACENVVAKLKENGIRAISDLRNEKIGFKIRERTLERIPYLLVLGDREVEEGTVNVRTRSGKNLGTMSIDAFVDLVKAAVAERGRYIVE; encoded by the coding sequence ATGCCTATTATCACATTGCCAAATGGCGATCAAAAAAGTTTTGACCAAGCAGTTTCTGTGATGGAAGTTGCGCAAAGTATCGGACCTGGACTTGCAAAAAATACGGTTGCAGGAAAGGTAAATGGTCGCCTCGTCGATGCAAGTGATTTAATTACCGAAGACGCAACACTGGAAATCATTACCCCTAAAAATCAGGAAGGTGTTGAAATTATTCGTCATTCATGCGCACACTTGGTAGGGCATGCAGTAAAACAACTATTCCCCGAAGCCAAAATGGTGATTGGTCCTGTCATTGAAGAAGGTTTCTACTATGACATCTGGATGCCACGTCCATTTACTTTGGATGATATGGCAGCCATTGAAGAGCGTATGAAACAGCTCATCAATCAAGACTATGATGTCATCAAAAAAATGACGCCACGTGATGAAGTGATTGCAGAGTTTACCAAGCGTAGTGAAGATTATAAATTACGTTTGATCGCAGACATGCCTGAAGAAACTCAAATGGGCTTGTACTATCATCAAGATTATTTAGACATGTGTCGTGGTCCACATGTACCGAATACTAAATTTTTAAAATCATTTAAACTCACTAAAATCTCTGGTGCTTACTGGCGTGGTGATGCGAAGAATGAGCAGCTTCAACGTATTTATGGTACGGCTTGGGCTGATAAAAAAGAACTCGCAGCTTATATCAAACGTATTGAAGAAGCTGAAAAGCGTGACCATCGTAAAATTGGTAAAGCTTTAGATTTGTTCCATATGCAAGAAGAAGCGCCAGGTATGGTGTTCTGGCATGCCAATGGTTGGACGATTTACCAAGTACTTGAACAGTACATGCGTAAAATTCAACAAGACAATGGTTATGAAGAAATTCGTACACCGCAAATTGTTGATTTCACGCTTTGGGAAAAATCAGGTCACGCAGCGAACTATGCAGAAAACATGTTTACGACACACTCTGAGAGTCGTAACTATGCAGTGAAACCCATGAACTGCCCATGTCATGTACAGGTTTTCAACCAAGGTTTAAAATCTTATCGTGACTTACCGATTCGTTTGGCTGAGTTTGGTTCATGTCACCGTAACGAGCCGTCAGGTTCATTGCACGGCATTATGCGTGTTCGTGGCTTTACCCAAGATGATGCACACATTTTCTGTACGACTGAGCAAATTGGTCAAGAAGTCGCAGACTTTATTAAACTCACTTTAGATGTGTATAAAGATTTTGGCTTTGAAGAAGTGCAAATGAAACTGTCTACACGTCCTGAAAAACGTGTGGGTGCTGATGAACTTTGGGATGTTGCAGAAAAGTCTTTGGCAGATGCTTTAGACAATGCAGGTCTTGAATGGGAAGAGCAGCCAGGCGAAGGCGCATTCTATGGTCCGAAGATTGAATTCTCCTTGAAGGATTGTTTAGGTCGTATTTGGCAGTGCGGTACAATTCAGTGTGACTTTAACTTACCGTTACGTTTAGACGCTTCATATGTAACAGAAGATAACGATCGTGACCATCCTGTAATGCTTCATCGTGCAATTCTTGGCAGTTTTGAACGTTTTATTGGTATACTTATTGAACACTACGCAGGCTTTATGCCACCATGGTTGGCTCCAATCCAAGCATGTGTCATGAATATTACCGATTCTCAAGCAGCAGCGTGTGAAAATGTGGTTGCAAAACTCAAAGAAAATGGCATTCGTGCAATTTCAGACTTGAGAAATGAGAAAATCGGCTTTAAGATTCGTGAGCGTACTTTAGAACGAATTCCATACTTATTGGTACTTGGGGATCGAGAAGTAGAGGAAGGGACTGTGAATGTCCGTACTCGTTCAGGGAAAAATTTAGGTACTATGTCAATTGATGCATTTGTTGACTTAGTGAAAGCAGCCGTAGCCGAACGTGGCCGGTATATTGTGGAGTAA